In Pseudomonas nunensis, a single window of DNA contains:
- a CDS encoding L-lactate permease: MVWQQIYDPFGNPVLSTVMAAVPVVVMLASLAFFHIKAHMAALLALASALLIAIFVFGMPANMAGTAALFGAANGLLPIGWIVLNIIFLHRLTTENGSFKVLQDSLARITDDRRLQLLLIAFCFGAFFEGAAGFGTPVAVTGAILIGLGFSPLAASGLALIANTAPVAFGALGTPIITLAKVTGLDEMELSMMVGRQLPFFSVLVPFWLIWAFAGWRKMLEIWPAILVAGVSFAVPQFIVSNYHGPMLVDVIAALISMACLTGFLKVWKPATVHTSAALSGRVDNSKIDPEHEQKPEASATFASDAKPAVMRAWMPWIILTVFVFAWGTQGFKNLFDTRAVIDPQTHAATLDPQGKPLREANPIFSPALTFTTLHQQVEKVPPVVPTPKTEDAIYKFTWFTATGSGIFFAAILGGLLMGYSIPQLARQYLRTLWVVRFSLITIAAMLALGYLTRYSGLDATMGLAFAATGIFYPMFGTLLGWLGVALTGSDTASNVLFGGLQRVTSEQLGISPVLMAAANSSGGVMGKMVDAQSIVVASTATRWYGHEGEILRYVFFHSIVLAILVGGLVTLQAYVAPFSHMVVGGH; encoded by the coding sequence ATGGTCTGGCAGCAAATCTACGACCCGTTCGGCAACCCGGTGTTATCAACCGTCATGGCAGCAGTGCCGGTGGTGGTGATGCTGGCCTCCCTGGCGTTTTTTCATATCAAGGCGCACATGGCGGCACTGCTGGCCCTGGCCTCGGCCTTGCTGATCGCCATTTTCGTCTTCGGCATGCCGGCGAACATGGCGGGCACGGCGGCGTTATTCGGTGCGGCCAACGGGCTGCTACCGATTGGCTGGATCGTGCTCAACATCATCTTCCTGCACCGCCTGACCACCGAGAACGGTTCGTTCAAGGTGCTGCAGGATTCGCTGGCGCGCATCACCGACGACCGGCGTCTGCAATTGCTGTTGATCGCCTTCTGCTTCGGTGCGTTCTTTGAAGGCGCGGCCGGGTTCGGCACGCCGGTGGCGGTGACCGGGGCGATTCTGATCGGCCTCGGCTTCTCGCCTCTGGCTGCGTCCGGCCTGGCGCTGATCGCCAACACCGCGCCAGTAGCCTTCGGCGCCCTCGGCACACCGATCATCACCCTGGCCAAAGTCACCGGGCTGGATGAAATGGAGCTGTCGATGATGGTCGGCCGGCAACTGCCGTTCTTCTCGGTGCTGGTGCCGTTCTGGTTGATCTGGGCGTTCGCCGGTTGGCGCAAGATGCTGGAAATCTGGCCGGCGATTCTGGTGGCCGGGGTCAGTTTCGCGGTGCCGCAATTCATCGTCTCCAACTACCACGGGCCGATGCTGGTGGACGTGATCGCCGCATTGATTTCCATGGCCTGCCTGACCGGTTTCCTCAAGGTCTGGAAACCCGCCACCGTGCATACCTCAGCCGCGCTTTCCGGACGCGTCGACAACTCGAAAATCGACCCCGAGCATGAGCAAAAACCCGAGGCCAGTGCGACGTTTGCCAGCGATGCCAAACCGGCGGTCATGCGCGCGTGGATGCCGTGGATCATCCTCACGGTCTTCGTGTTCGCCTGGGGCACCCAGGGCTTCAAGAACCTGTTCGATACCCGCGCCGTCATTGATCCACAAACCCACGCCGCCACGCTCGACCCGCAGGGCAAGCCGTTGCGTGAGGCAAATCCGATCTTCTCCCCGGCACTGACTTTCACCACCCTGCACCAGCAGGTCGAAAAAGTGCCGCCCGTGGTGCCGACGCCAAAAACCGAAGACGCGATCTACAAATTCACCTGGTTCACCGCGACCGGCAGCGGCATCTTTTTCGCGGCGATCCTCGGCGGTTTGCTGATGGGTTATTCGATTCCGCAACTGGCGCGCCAATACCTGCGAACCTTGTGGGTGGTGCGTTTTTCGCTGATCACCATTGCCGCAATGCTTGCCTTGGGCTATCTGACGCGCTATTCGGGACTGGACGCGACCATGGGCCTGGCGTTCGCCGCCACCGGGATTTTCTACCCGATGTTCGGCACCCTGCTCGGCTGGCTCGGCGTCGCGTTGACGGGCTCGGATACCGCCTCCAACGTGCTGTTCGGCGGCTTGCAACGGGTGACCTCCGAACAACTGGGGATCAGCCCGGTATTGATGGCCGCCGCCAACAGTTCCGGCGGGGTCATGGGCAAAATGGTCGACGCCCAGTCCATCGTGGTCGCCTCCACCGCTACCCGCTGGTATGGGCATGAAGGGGAGATTCTGCGCTATGTGTTCTTCCACTCCATCGTGCTGGCGATACTGGTCGGCGGATTGGTGACGTTGCAGGCATATGTGGCGCCGTTCAGCCATATGGTGGTTGGTGGGCATTGA